A genomic window from Carassius auratus strain Wakin chromosome 45, ASM336829v1, whole genome shotgun sequence includes:
- the LOC113062800 gene encoding myelin transcription factor 1-like protein isoform X2, which translates to MEVDAAEKRHRTRTKVAVEAAQELFSCPTPGCDGSGHVSGKYARHRSVYGCPLAKKRKTQEKPPQEPASKRRPFISMADGEPTMYESYEAMEEGEEREQEEVEEVEEEEGEGDDEEEECSDDNEELGEEEEDEEDGEVEREEVEEIEQMEEEVQEDEEVVEEDGDDEEQEEDEEEDDEDEHEEEEYYENQSHQQDDNYSSGGQSKSNQIVERDNNNNNSINNEEYENYDELVAKSLLNLGKIAEDAAYQAMTESEMNSNSSNSAGEDDDEDDDEGSEQGGHKGELSVDLNSDVVRETVDSLKLLAQGHGAVLPDEGYADAGSGDTGSAGHTNGRGHADDSEEEVCLSSLECLRNQCFDLARKLSETQMSERSTMEDQVQHQGEQQQQLPMHHMPRYDSCQMDQHRPLERNYSDMVNLMKLEEQLSPASRGYPSSCAQEGDEDTTSVASERSDEAFDMTKGNLSLLEKAIALESERAKVMRDRMASEQMVARRDNQRLHGEHSPRLSSSAEERKARLHHDGAKRAYYPKDSRGEKKESKCPTPGCDGTGHVTGLYPHHRSLSGCPHKDRVPPEILAMYENVLKCPTPGCSGRGHVNSNRNSHRSLSGCPIAAAEKMAKVQEKHHSCDSSKSNQASDRVLRPMCFVKQLEIPQYGYKNNVPTSTPRSNLAKELEKYSKASFDYSSSFDNQPHAYGKRSLTPKSHGRDTSPKEYDAKRYCKTSSPASSTTSSYAPSSSSSLICGGGGGGGGGSSASSTCSKSSFDYTHDMEAAHMAATAILNLSTRCREMPQSLTGKGPELLAQSPDDRDGDENGTLDLSQAGGMGEGNGGTVLTPLQPMSPQRQALLNSHCYQMSTADCWDLPVDYTKIKRLDEDHKEDDLDPFQDLLEEQQYSEVSLPSPKHKYAPCKESKKELLTLSSCQLADKGMRGMMTSNSQDLKCPTPGCDGSGHITGNYASHRSLSGCPRAKKSGIKIMHSKEDKDDQEPIRCPVPGCDGQGHVTGKYASHRSASGCPLAAKRQKDGYVNGAPFSWKSGKTDGMTCPTPGCDGSGHVSGSFLTHRSLSGCPRATSAMKKARMTGVEMLTIKQRASKGIENDEEIKQLDEEIKDLNESNNQVESDMIKLRTQITTMETNLKSIEEENKAIEQQNDSLLHELANLSQSLINSLANIQLPHMKPVPLKEAPVKNYCCLQMPHREPMNEQNFDTYVSTLTDMYTHQDQYQSPENKALLENIKQAVQGIQV; encoded by the exons TGTGTATGGATGCCCCTTGGCTAAGAAAAGGAAAACCCAGGAGAAACCTCCGCAGGAGCCAGCTTCCAAACGCCGTCCATTTATAAGCATGGCTGATGGAGAGCCCACCATGTATGAAAGTTATGAGGCCATGGAGGAGGGAGAGGAGAGGGAACAGGAAGAAGTAGAGGAAGTGGAAGAAGAGGAGGGGGAAGGggatgatgaagaagaggagtGCTCAGACGACAATGAGGAACTGGgagaggaagaagaggatgaggaagatgGAGAGGTGGAGAGAGAGGAGGTAGAGGAGATAGAGCAAATGGAGGAAGAGGTACAAGAGGATGAGGAAGTGGTGGAGGAGGATGGGGATGATGAAGAGCAGgaagaggatgaagaggaggacGATGAAGATGAGCACGAAGAAGAGGAATACTATGAAAATCAGAGTCATCAGCAAG ATGACAATTATTCCAGTGGTGGACAATCAAAATCCAATCAAATAGTTGAGAGggacaataacaataacaacagcatTAACAATGAGGAGTATGAGAATTATGACGAGCTGGTGGCCAAGTCCCTTCTCAATCTTGGTAAAATCGCAGAGGATGCTGCCTACCAGGCCATGACTGAATCAGAGATGAATAGCAATTCCTCCAACAGTGCAGGTGAGGATGACGAcgaggatgatgatgaagggAGCGAACAAGGAGGTCATAAGGGAGAGTTGAGCGTTGACTTGAATAGCGATGTGGTTCGCGAGACCGTGGACTCCCTGAAGCTTCTGGCCCAGGGGCATGGGGCCGTGCTTCCCGATGAGGGATACGCAGATGCCGGGTCTGGGGATACTGGCTCAGCTGGCCACACTAATGGACGGGGCCATGCAGATGACAGTGAGGAAGAAGTGTGTCTCAGTAGCTTGGAGTGTTTGCGCAACCAGTGCTTCGACTTGGCCCGCAAACTTAGTGAGACCCAGATGTCCGAGCGGTCCACAATGGAGGACCAAGTGCAGCACCAGGGcgaacagcagcagcagcttccAATGCATCACATGCCCAGGTATGACAGCTGCCAGATGGACCAGCACAGACCTCTTGAGAGGAACTACTCAGACATGGTCAATCTGATGAAACTGGAGGAGCAGCTCAGCCCTGCTTCAAGAGGCTACCCCTCTAGCTGCGCCCAGGAAGGGGATGAGGACACTACGTCAGTGGCCTCTGAACGTTCCGATGAAGCTTTTGACATGACTAAAGGCAACCTGTCGCTGCTGGAAAAGGCCATTGCTCTTGAATCCGAGCGTGCCAAGGTTATGCGAGACAGAATGGCATCAGAACAGATGGTGGCTCGGAGGGACAATcagcgtcttcatggagagcacAGCCCAAGGCTGAGCAGCAGTGCAGAAGAACGCAAGGCCCGACTCCATCATGATGGCGCAAAAAGAGCATATTACCCTAAAG ACTCAAggggagagaaaaaagaaagcaaatgtCCAACCCCGGGTTGTGATGGCACGGGCCATGTCACTGGACTCTACCCTCACCATCGGAGCTTGTCCGGCTGCCCCCACAAAGACCGCGTGCCACCAGAAA TTCTTGCAATGTATGAGAATGTTCTAAAGTGCCCCACGCCTGGCTGCTCGGGACGCGGCCATGTAAATAGCAACAGGAACTCCCACCGCAG TCTCTCGGGATGTCCCATAGCCGCCGCCGAGAAGATGGCGAAGGTTCAGGAGAAACATCACTCCTGCGACAGCTCCAAGTCCAACCAGGCGTCAGACCGTGTCCTTAG ACCCATGTGCTTTGTAAAACAGCTGGAGATCCCACAGTATGGGTACAAAAATAACGTCCCAACCAGTACTCCACGATCCAACCTGGCCAAGGAGCTGGAGAAGTACTCCAAAGCCAGCTTCGACTACAGCAGCAGTTTTGATAACCAGCCTCATGCCTACGGCAAGAGGTCCCTCACCCCGAAGAGCCATGGGCGAGACACCTCACCCAAAGAATATGATG ccAAGCGCTACTGTAAGACCTCGAGCCCGGCCAGCAGCACCACAAGCAGCTACGctcccagcagcagcagcagtctcatctgtggaggaggaggaggaggaggaggaggaagcagCGCCAGCAGCACCTGCAGCAAGAGCAGCTTCGACTACACGCACGACATGGAAGCCGCCCACATGGCCGCAACTGCCATCCTCAACCTGTCCACGCGCTGCAGAGAGATGCCCCAGAGCCTCACTGGGAAAGGCCCGGAGCTCCTGGCACAG AGCCCAGATGACAGAGATGGGGATGAGAACGGAACCCTGGATCTGAGCCAGGCTGGAGGGATGGGGGAGGGCAATGGAGGCACAGTGTTGACCCCCCTGCAGCCCATGTCGCCCCAACGACAGGCACTGCTCAACAGCCACTGCTACCAGATGAGCACAGCAGACTGCTGGGACCTGCCTGTGGACTACACCAAGATCAAGCGCCTGGACGAGGACCACAAGGAG GATGACTTGGACCCCTTTCAGGATCTATTGGAAGAGCAGCAGTATTCAGAAGTGTCCCTCCCCAGCCCCAAACACAAATATGCTCCCTGCAAGGAGAGTAAGAAGGAACTCCTCAC GCTATCAAGCTGCCAACTGGCTGACAAGGGCATGCGTGGTATGATGACATCTAACTCCCAGGATCTGAA GTGTCCCACTCCTGGCTGTGATGGCTCTGGGCATATCACGGGCAACTATGCCTCACACAGAAG TCTGTCAGGTTGTCCCCGGGCAAAGAAGAGTggtattaaaataatgcacagtaAGGAGGACAAGGATGACCAGGAGCCAATCAG GTGTCCTGTGCCAGGCTGTGATGGCCAGGGTCATGTGACTGGGAAGTATGCATCCCACCGCAGTGCATCCGGCTGCCCACTGGCCGCCAAGCGTCAGAAAGACGGTTATGTGAACGGAGCTCCTTTCTCCTGGAAGTCTGGCAAGACAGACGGcatgacctgccccacccccggGTGTGATGGTTCAGGCCACGTCAGCGGCAGCTTCCTCACCCACCGGAG TTTATCCGGTTGTCCCCGTGCCACATCTGCTATGAAGAAGGCAAGGATGACCGGGGTGgaaatgctcacaatcaagcagaGAGCAAGTAAAG GCATAGAAAATGACGAGGAGATTAAACAGCTGGATGAAGAAATCAAAGACCTGAACGAATCGAACAATCAAGTAGAGTCAGACATGATAAAATTAAGGACTCAA ATCACCACCATGGAGACTAACCTGAAGTCCATCGAGGAGGAAAACAAGGCCATAGAGCAGCAGAACGACTCACTGCTGCATGAGCTCGCCAACCTCAGCCAGTCCCTCATCAACAGTCTTGCCAACATCCAGCTTCCACACATG AAACCGGTGCCACTGAAAGAGGCCCCTGTTAAAAATTACTGCTGTTTACAGATGCCCCACAGA GAGCCGATGAACGAGCAAAACTTTGACACATATGTGAGCACTTTGACAGATATGTACACTCACCAGGACCAGTACCAGAGTCCGGAGAACAAGGCCCTTTTGGAGAACATAAAGCAAGCAGTTCAAGGCATCCAAGTGTAG